A window of Pseudoliparis swirei isolate HS2019 ecotype Mariana Trench chromosome 2, NWPU_hadal_v1, whole genome shotgun sequence genomic DNA:
aataattataatgctgatattatttcagtctagaaatattaggcggcctttaggcatgtatatcacaaaacaggcagaacaagggatatatttaatcgctcagccccccccccccccccccccgtcgacaacgctggttgtgattaaaggcttgggtgggccgcagaagattttcagatttcaaattgggccgcggcattcttgagtttgggaaccgctgctctaggttgaaatgcacttattggaagtcgctttggattaaagcgtctgctaaatgacatgtaatgtaatgtaatgtttctAACATCTGTTTGATGGATGAGGATCACAAGAGGCTCATAGTGATCATCATCTGTATTTGAGTCTTACAATCAGAAATCGTTCCTTTCCAGGTGACGATAGTAAAACAACTGTAAAATAAAGAAGTCTGATAAATAAGAAGTTCTGAAAGAGCAGCGAGTCACGGAGACCCGTCTGTCTGGACAggtgactcctcttcctcctcctcttcctgctttggTGACGcaggtgaggaaggtgaggaaggtaaGGAAGGTAAGGTAGGTGAGgaaggtggggaaggtgaggaaggtaaggaaggtgaggaagatgagaaaggtgggggaggtggggaAGATGAGAAaggtgggggaggtggggaaggtgaggaaggtgaggaaggtaaGGGAGGTGGGGAAGGCGAGCAAGGTagggaaggtgaggaaggtaaggaaggtggggaaggtgagggaggtggggaaggtgaggaaggtaaGGGAGGTGGGGAAGGTagggaaggtgaggaaggtgagAAAGGTAAGGGAGGTGAGGAAGGtaaggaaggtgaggaaggtgaggaagctAAGGAAGTTGAGGAAGGtaaggaaggtgaggaaggtgaggaaggtgaggaaggtgaggaagctAAGGAAGTTGAGGAAGGTAGGGGAGGTGAGgaaggtggggaaggtgaggaaggtaagggaggtgaggaaggtgagAAAGATGAGGAAGGTAAAGAAGGTGAGGAAGGTAAGGAAGGTagggaaggtgaggaaggtaaggaaggtgaggaaggtaaggaaggtgaggaaggtgagggaggtgaggaaggtgaggaaggtaagggaggtggggaaggtgaggaaggtaaGGAAGTTGAGGAAGGTAAGGGAGGTGGGGAagatgaggaaggtgaggaaggtaaGGGAGGTGAGGAAGGTAAGGGAGTTGAGGAAGGTAAGGAAgttgaggaaggtgaggaaggtaaGGGAGGTGGGGAAGATGAGGAAGGtaagggaggtgagggaggtggggaaggtgaggaaggtaagggaggtgaggaaggtaagggaggtggggaaggtgaggaaggtaaGGGAGGTGGGGAAGGTAGGGAaggtgaggaagatgaggaaggtaagggaggtggggaaggtgagggaggtggggaaggtgaggaaggtaagggaggtgaggaaggtaagggaggtggggaaggtgaggaaggtgagggaggtggggaaggtgaggaaggtagGGAAGGTGAGAaaggtgaggaaggtgaggaaggtaaGGGAGGTGAGGAAGGTAAGGAAGGTAAGGGAGGTGGGGAAGGTAGGGAAGGTGAGGGAGgtaaggaagatgaggaaggtaAGGGAGGTGAGGAAGGTAAGGAAGATGACGAAGGTAAGGGAGGTGAGGAAGGTGGGgaaggtggggaaggtgaggaaggtgagggaggtgaggaaggtgaggaaggtaagggaggtggggaaggtgagggaggtggggaaggtgaggaaTGTGAGAaaggtgaggaaggtgaggaaggtaagggaggtgaggaaggtaaggaaggtaagggaggtggggaaggtgagggaggtggggaaggtgaggaaTGTGAGAAAGGTGAGGAAGGTAAGGGAGGTGAGGAAGGTAAGGAAGGTAAgggaggtggggaaggtgaggaaggtgagggaggtgaggaaggtgaggaatgTGAGAAAGGTGAGGAAGGTGAGAAAGGTGAGGAAGGTAAgggaggtgaggaaggtgaggaaggtaaggaaggtaagggaggtggggaaggtgaggaaggtgagaaaggtgaggaaggtgagaaaggtgaggaaggtaagggaggtgaggaaggtaaggaaggtgaggaaggtgagggtATAATCCCTCAGAGCGACGTCAAATCCACCACTTCATGAATACTAAAGGCGGTGAAACTTTAGAGGCCAAGAGATAAAGAACAGAGGATAACAGACACGACGACTGACTGGAGGATAACAGACAGAACAACTGACTGGAGGATAACAGACACAACGACTGACTGGAGGATAACATACACAACAACTGACTGGAGGATAATAGACACAACTGACTGGAGGACAACAGACACAACGACTGACTGGAGGATAACATACACAACAACTGACTGGAGGATAACAGACACAACAACTGACTGGAGGATAACATACACAACAACTGACTGGAGGATAACAGACAGAACAACTGACTGGAGGATAACAGACACAACGACTGACTGGAGGATAACAGACACAACAACTGACTGGAGGATAACAGACAGAACAACTGACTGGAGGATAACAGACACAACAACTGACTGGAGGATAACAGACACAACAACTGACTGGAGGACAACAGACTCACTGGGCGACAGCGGCGGGCCGGACAGGATCTCATCCTCCCCGTTCAGATGTTTCTGGAAGTCGTCCAGGGTCATCCAGTCCAGGTTCAGGTCCATCCCCAGACTCAAGGTGGCCTGGCCCTTATCTGGAGAGCATCAcgcagaacatgtgaccagtagaacatgtgaccagtagtaCATGTGACCgggagaacatgtgaccgggAGAACATGTGACgggagaacatgtgaccgggagaacatgtgaccaggagaacatgtgatcaggagaacatgtgaccaggagaacatgtgaccaggagaacatgtgaccaggagaacatgtgaccaggagaacatgtgaccaggagaacatgtgaccagtacacaaggtagatgatgttctcatggtgcgttcaggctctgctcagtgaacatgagtagtgaaggtaaatgataacgttctcatggtgcgttcaggctctgctcagtgaacatgagtactgaaggtagatgatgttctcatggtgcgttcaggctctgctcagtgaacatgagtagtgaaggtaaatgataacgttctcatggtgcgttcaggctctgctcagtgaacatgagtactgaaggtagatgatgttctcatggtgccttcaggctctgctcagtgaacatgagtagtGAAGGttaatgataacgttctcatggtgcgttcaggctctgctcagtgaacatgagtactgaaggtagatgataatgttctcatggtgcgttcaggctctgctcagtgaacatgagtactgaaggtagatgataacgttctcatggtgcgttcaggctctgctcagttaacatgagtactgaaggtagatgatgttctcatggtgcgttcaggctctgctcagtgaacatgagtactgaaggtagatgataacgttctcatggtgcgttcaggctctgctcagtgaacatgagtactgaaggtagatgatgttctcatggtgcgttcatgctctgctcagtgaacatgagtagtGAAGGttaatgataacgttctcatggtgcgttcaggctctgctcagtgtacatgagtactgaaggtagatgataatgttctcatggtgcgttcaggctctgctcagtgaacatgagtactgaaggtagatgataacgttctcatggtgcattcaggctctgctcagttaacatgagtactgaaggtagatgatgttctcatggtgcgttcaggctctgctcagtgaacatgagtactgaaggtagatgataacgttctcatggtgcgttcaggctctgttcagttaacatgagtactgaagggagatgatgttctcatggtgcgttcaggctctgctcagttaACATGAGTAGTGAAGGttaatgataacgttctcatggtgcgttcaggctcagtGAAACCTACCAGACTTgtcggcgccccctggtggctccTGGGGGTCCTGGGTGTCATCACATGCGATGAAGAGTCTGGGCTCGCTgtcgtccctcctcttcctcctctcctccgtggagctcctcctctcccagccgctcctctgcgcctcctccagcctctccttGGCCTTGGctgcaggctcctccccctcccgctcCTCGCTGTCCAGGCTGAAGCCGGAACTCTGGCCGGGTCTGGAGGCTGAGACACAAGACAGACCCTCAATGTCCCtctggagacacaagacagaccCTCAATGACCCtctggagacacaagacagaccCTCAATGTCCCtctggagacacaagacagaccCTCAATGACCCtctggagacacaagacagaccCTCAATGTCCCtctggagacacaagacagaccCTCAATGTCCCtctggagacacaagacagaccCTCAATGTCCCtctggagacacaagacagaccCTCAATGTCCCtctggagacacaagacagaTCCTCAATGACCCtctggagacacaagacagaccCTCAATGACCCtctggagacacaagacagaccCTCAATGACCCtctggagacacaagacagaccCTCAATGTCCCtctggagacacaagacagaccCTCAATGTCCCtctggagacacaagacagaccCTCAATGTCCCtctggagacacaagacagaccCTCAATGTCCCtctggagacacaagacagaccCTCAATGACCCtctggagacacaagacagaccCTCAATGACCCtctggagacacaagacagaccCTCCAtgtccctctggaggctggcgtggggtcatgtgacctctgtcaTACCGTCGGGTGTCTTGGTCTTCTCCGTCTTCTCTGGCTCTGGTTTCTGAGACTCTTTGGGGGTCTTGGAGGTCTTgtccatcttccctcctccctagAGGGAAACAACACATTAAGGTTACCGTCTAGTAACCCTCAAGGTCAAACAGACCCGGGGTCACGTGGGTCACATGGGTCACGTGATCACACGGGTCAcgtggtcacacggtcacatgggtCACGTGGGTCACaaaggtcacataggtcacgtggtcacacaggtcacggggtcacgtaCCTTGGGGTTCTTGCTGGTCTTCTCGGGGCCGGTCTGGTGGGCCGGCTGCCGGCGGGGGGCGCGGTCTTTGGCCTCGCAGTTCAACAGGAACTTCTCAAACAGGTTGGTGGAGCCCGGCGCCGCCGCCTCCCTGGGGcccagcgcctcctcctcctccttcagcttggtgccagaggaggtggaggaggtggaggaggcgctCTTAGCCTTCTTGAGCAGCGTGGAGCTGTCGCTGGAGTCGGAGTGCGGGGCGTCGTCCCTGGGCCTCGGGGCCGGGCCCTTGAGCCTCTCCTTGCGGCTCCTCTGGTCCTGGACCAGGTCCCGGATGCCCTGCAGCTTCACCTCCCACTTGCCCGTCTTCTGCTTCCGGTCCTCCGGGTCCAGGAGGGCCTCCGCCGGGCCGTCGCTCAGGGGCTCCTCCAGAGGGGCCTCGTCTTCAGAGGTCTCCTTCttccctttccttctcctcgcctcctctcctttgTCTCTCCTTTGCTTGgctccctctttctccttcttgtgCTTCTTGGAGGGAACcggctcctcgtcttcctcttcggACTCCACCTGACGCTTCTTCGGCTCGCTCGCTTTCTCCTTGGCAGGAGAGGTTGGGGTCGGggctctctcctcctgctcttcctcctcctcctcctcctcttcttcttctgtctccggTGCCGGTAGAGGCCTGACTTCCTCCTTCCGtttgtcttttctcttcttcgtcttctccttcggaggcagctcctcctcttcctcttggctcttcctcttcttcttcttcctcttgagGGGCGCCTCGGTCGGCCGGTCTTTGTCCTCCTCGCTGTCAGAGTCAGCCGTGTCGCTCTTTGGAGGCGGAGCTTTctaagagagaggaagaccatgtgaccagttaGTGTCAGGAGATACTACTACTCCTACTCATACTACTACTCATACTACTCATACTACTCCCACATTAATGGAGAGTTAATCTAGACCTCACAAGGTTTGTAATGTTTGTAGAATGACGAGTCCAGCTGTTACTGCTCCATGCTGCACCAGCAGTAGTACTGCTGCTAGTACTAGTGGTAGTACTGCTGGTAGTACTAGTGGTAGTTCCTTGGAGACCAGACTCACCAGGCTCTTCTTGGCCTCGGCCTCCTTCCTGGCCTTGACCTCTGCCATTGACCTCTTGAAGGCCAGGAGGACCTCACAGCAGTCCTCCAGGTGGGCCTCGGGCTCCCAGGTGTCATCGTCAGAGCAGTAGTTCTTCCACCGCACCCGGTAGAGCACTTCTCCctggaggacacagaggaaTGAAGCTAGAGGCCCGGTAGAGCACCACCTTCATAACCACCACCCTCATAACCACTACCCTCATAACCACcaccttcataaccactaccctCATAACCACCACCTTCATAACCACCACCTTCATAACCACcaccttcataaccactaccttcataaccaccaccttcataaccactactctcataaccactaccttcataaccactaccctCATAACCACCACCTTCATAACCACCACCTTCATAACCACCACCTTCATAACCACCAccctcataaccactaccttcataaccactaccttcataaccaccaccttcataaccactactctcataaccactacctcataaccactaccttcataaccactaccttcataaccactacctcataaccactaccttcataaccactaccttcataaccactacctcaTAACCACTACCCTCATAACCACTTCATAACcaccttcataaccactaccttcataaccactaccttcataaccactcaccttcataaccactaccttcataaccactaccttcataaccactcacctcataaccactaccttcataaccactaccttcataaccactacctcataaccactaccttcataaccactacctcataaccactaccttcataaccactaccttcataaccactacctcaTAACCACcaccttcataaccactaccttcataaccactacctcaTAACCACTcaccttcataaccactacctcataaccactaccttcataaccactaccttcataaccactaccttcataaccactaccttcataaccactacccttcataaccactaccttcataaccactaccttcataaccaccACCCTCATAACCACTACCCTCATAACCACCACCTTCATAACCACcaccttcataaccactaccctCATAACCACCAccctcataaccactacctaCATAACCACTACCCTCATAACCACTACTCTCATAACCACTACCCTTCATAACCACCACCTCATAACCACCAccctcataaccactaccttcataaccactaccttcataaccaccaccttcataaccactactctcataaccactaccttcataaccactaccttcataaccactacctcataaccactacctcataaccactaccctcataaccactaccttcataaccactacctcataaccactacctcataaccactaccttcataaccactacctcataaccactacccttcataaccactaccctcataaccactaccttcataaccactacccttcataaccactaccttcataaccactacctcataaccactaccctcataaccactaccttcataaccactacctcataaccactaccttcataaccactaccttcataaccactacctcataaccactaccttcataaccactacctcataaccactaccttcataaccactacctcataaccactaccttcataaccactaccttcataaccactaccctcataaccactaccttcataaccactactctcataaccactaccttcataaccactaccttcataaccactaccctcataaccactaccctcataaccactaccttcataaccactaccttcataaccactaccctcataaccactaccttcataaccactactctcataaccactaccttcataaccactaccctcataaccactaccttcataaccactaccttcataaccactactctcataaccactaccttcataaccactaccctcataaccactaccttcataaccactaccttcataaccactaccctcataaccactactctcataaccactaccttcataaccactactctcataaccactaccttcataaccactaccctcataaccactaccttcataaccactaccctcataaccactaccttcataaccactaccctcataaccactactctcataaccactaccttcataaccactaccttcataaccactaccttcataaccactaccctcataaccactaccttcataaccactaccctcataaccactactctcataaccactacctttATAACCACTACtctcataaccactaccttcataaccactactctcataaccactaccttcataaccactactctcataaccactaccttcataaccactaccttcataaccactaccctcataaccactaccctcataaccactaccttcataaccactaccttcataaccactaccctCATAACCACTCCCTTCATAACCACTACtctcataaccactaccttcataaccactaccctcataaccactaccttcataaccactaccctCATAACCACCACCTTCATAACCACCACCTTCATAACCACCAccctcataaccactaccttcataaccactaccctcataaccactactctcataaccactaccttcataaccactaccttcataaccactaccttcataaccactaccttcataaccactaccctcataaccactaccttcataaccactaccctcataaccactaccttcataaccactaccttcataaccactaccctcataaccactaccttcataaccactaccctcataaccactaccttcataaccactatcctcataaccactaccctcataaccactaccttcataagcactaccttcataaccactaccttcataacTACTCACCAGCAGCTTCATAACCACACAGGGCAGTTCATATTTAATGGGACAATGTCCTGTGAGTGAAGTAATAATCGGAAGAATCActgataacaaaataaataaacctacAACAACAGCACTGGAACATCTCTTACCTACAAgtaatattaataatcataTGTCTATGTTCTCAATAACAAGTTACTGTAAACTGCCCGTCccactgtgatgacatcatgtgttcaaGAGTTTAACTTCATTTTTAGTGAGAAAAGCAGAAATATCAGCGACTAAGTGTGAGAAGTAAAGCTCTGCAACACGTTGAAGCTGCACACCGTGAGCCCACAGGTCATAGAGCAGTGACGTCATGACTCATGTTGGCGTTCCAGCTCAGCGGGTCAGGCAACACTTTCCCCAATGTGCGACCTGCTGTGTGTTTATTGTCCTTGTTGTTTCTACTGCGTGTTTCCCTGTGACTATCCTGCGTGGAGAAGCCGCTGAGCGACAGCGCGCTGAAGACAGGAGACTTGTCCGCAGACAGAATGGTGTCGACACGTCCGTCCAGGCGCCAGCAGAACGGACATCACGGGGACAAGTTGTGCTTAAATTAACAACCAGCACAACAACGACGACGACCCGACGCCACACAGACACCGCTAGCCGGTGCCTCGGGGGGCGCGGCGGCCGTCGTGCTGAGGAGCCCGGGCTCCGCGTCGTGAGGCCAGCTCGCGCAGCCCGCCATGTTGAGCTAGCTCGCGCTCGTTACCTCCTCCACGCGCATGTCGATGATCCGCTCCACCTCGtacacgtcctcctcctcgtcctgctCGCTGTCCGCCGGCTCCGCTCTGTCCGCCTCCGCCATGGCCGAGCGACGACGACCGAGCTGCTGCTCTTGCTTTGGGGGTTATTTGGGGCTTGGATCCGGCGCGCGTGAAGGCCGCGTTCCGCTCGCGCACCTGGCGGCAACCGATGAGCTCTGCGGGCTCCCTGCGTTGCCTTCACGCGCCGCTCGAAAACGTTGTACATTTCTAAATCACGTTCACAATTGCGATTGTTGGTGATTTCAAACGTCTCTTGTTTTTCGTTGAAGCTCTTCAGTAGGGGAAAGACATGCTTTAAGTTACGCAACGCGTATAATGTACAGACAGCAAAtactaatattatatatatatatttatattatatacaagtGTCGCTTTAAGTCGTATCTTGACCACTTAGTGTTCAGGAACGGAagtgtattcatttattgtcTATCACCGACCTGACTGCACGTGGATTGGACTACAGTGCACTGTTGTTTTAGAGGTTGGAACGTAAATGTCCGATGTTCCCGAAAGGCAACACGGACAAGGCGCTCCCCTTAAAACATGGTGGCGTGCACACGGCCCACGACGGACGCACCGTGAGTGCATAGAAGTCCTCAGCAGGTGAACAGCAGCTCACGCCCCGTCCGTCCCTCTGCAGTGGGGGTCACGTGACAGACACTTCAGACCAACTCTTCAGCAGGGACAGTCTGcaggcatggacggattaagaaaccacgggcccctggcaccagtttgttcactaaacagggcattgtcgcagccaaagcagatttcaagtatatgctcgaccaaatcgacatcttctcctccttccgccattgtgggttgaaaaaacagctttgtagtccgcgaattaattcctttatcaaattcagtttcctagttctgaggttttgcatctacctgcccataggacccgcctctcaatattggtaatccaatcaaaagacctgcagcactccgcctgctagctggctcctgtgccggttccggggccttctagaaggcctagaggagccaactctaaagctgattggttgacacaacattgtcattcccattcacttgaagctaccagcgcccgcaatgttgattctgaaggcctaggggcagattttagccccctggcaacacacgatggctgaatatgattggataaaagatctaacataaagaccagccctccaaatctcaacctggcgctggcagcagcgcagccaagaggaacgctatgaaattaagagaataactcttactctgggaaataattgaatacatatttgtgggaaaatatatttagaaaaaaatatatattctgatgatgtttaggccagcagagaaggccttgctggccctgacggcccgccactgcatcATATCAATATAAAATTAATAACAGcaacttcacgcagaggctctggcttaggggccccctgagctcaggggcccctggtgcctgctcggtaatccatccctcagtaggactattggggccctgttactgacatgaatgacttaagcctagcatataccggctatggcgcatcgtgtcatatcatcatattcatatcaatacaatgttaataacagcgacgtcacgcgcggaggctctggctcaggggccccctgagctcatgggcccctgggcccgataggcccgttggttaatccatccctgtctGCAGGGAACTGACTCACACATGACCCTCAATACACACCACTTACTGAAATGACGTCACACACAGTGGCGGtacgtccatagagggcgctagagcgccgcccctcttaaaatgttgatggaaaaaaaagaaaatataaaaaaatatataatatatcctgtcaaaaaacattatataccaaatcatttaaatagcaaatataccgtgttgacgctaaatgtgtgtggagaccagcctgtcaacaaccacttaagttaaatgagacagaaataatatatcgccactcatcctcacggagagaagccccgccccctttacgggcgccggcccaacgtgtgtgtgcggcagcgagcaaacatttcacggtttcgcaaggacggcttctcattggaggatgaacgtgaatcttgggcgcGCAaacatgtgcgccctggccaatgacattgtttcttatttcacgtgactggactattcggccaatgaGAGACCGGTATctttccctcagccagagagctccacggagctacgagcaggtagctaacggagctgttagctggagctcagtgagtaatgctgtttatgctgtttagtttcccctgtctgttgttccaaagggactgaaactctctggactacaacgagGGGAGgagtctaaagagctgcagacaagtgtaaagcacgaatgttaacgcagcatctagcgaagagcatgaagctaactcgctaacagcaagaagctaactagctaacagctatacagaagcccgctgtgcaccaaccagttttccctgctcagcgacacactgaggaacacaccctggttatcgggagctctacagTCAGGAAGGTGACGTTAGCGAGGCCGCGGACCaccgtcgtgtgcctcccgggggccagagcgggcgacgtggagtctggtttgaagctgctggctaaagcggagatacagtcagattgtaatacacgccgggtatgacgccgagcccgccgctcggaggTCACTAAAGGTCATGTGGAGTGGGTGTGCTTTTGCCAAGACGTTGtggacaccgtcgttttctctggccctctccccaaTGTGCAGACAGGcgaattgtttagccgaatgtcgtctttcaaccgttggctgtcgaggtgcccagagaataatgtgggctacggagacaactggaagactttctggggaaagcctgatgaggagagacggcatccatcccacgctgGACGGAGCGTCTCGCTTCTGACCACATGACCACCGGACAGCCGTATCCATGACAactcagggttagggtcagaaaGCAGGAACAGAGGAGCcccacgcccctcacccagtgtcccccatagcacatccctcccccggggtctccccccctctcacccagtgtcccccatagcacctccctcccccggggcctccCCCTCACCCAGTGTCACCCAGTGTAGCACCTCCCTCCCgggccccctctcacccagtgtccccatagcacctcctcccgggcctcccctctcacccagtgtccccatagcacctcCCCCGGgtctcccctctcacccagtgtcccccatagcacctccctcccccggggcctccccccgtctcacccagtccctcccagagctccatagagactgtgtctgtcccactacTTAAACTTAAAGTAATTCTAtccaaagaaagcagaagagtcGCGTACATTtattcaagttaacaccattatttcagcagagcaacaaaacaggactatgaaatgtggtctcct
This region includes:
- the mphosph8 gene encoding M-phase phosphoprotein 8; this translates as MAEADRAEPADSEQDEEEDVYEVERIIDMRVEEGEVLYRVRWKNYCSDDDTWEPEAHLEDCCEVLLAFKRSMAEVKARKEAEAKKSLKAPPPKSDTADSDSEEDKDRPTEAPLKRKKKKRKSQEEEEELPPKEKTKKRKDKRKEEVRPLPAPETEEEEEEEEEEEQEERAPTPTSPAKEKASEPKKRQVESEEEDEEPVPSKKHKKEKEGAKQRRDKGEEARRRKGKKETSEDEAPLEEPLSDGPAEALLDPEDRKQKTGKWEVKLQGIRDLVQDQRSRKERLKGPAPRPRDDAPHSDSSDSSTLLKKAKSASSTSSTSSGTKLKEEEEALGPREAAAPGSTNLFEKFLLNCEAKDRAPRRQPAHQTGPEKTSKNPKGGGKMDKTSKTPKESQKPEPEKTEKTKTPDASRPGQSSGFSLDSEEREGEEPAAKAKERLEEAQRSGWERRSSTEERRKRRDDSEPRLFIACDDTQDPQEPPGGADKSDKGQATLSLGMDLNLDWMTLDDFQKHLNGEDEILSGPPLSPSELRDAVKSGDYMAVKLALNSKEDYNLDQEDVSGMSLSMLAAAGGQDDILRLLIRKGVRVNGRQKNGTTALMHAAEKNFLTTVAILLEAGSYANAQTLSGETALMRACKRGNADVVRLLLEYGADCNMVSKNKTGAMYFAKLGNNLAVCDLIKDHTSTLSSVAEAFPLACHRLCEGPDYSLEFGFKSQPQPEGSGVLLFLFHASFLGNLSPPLFLDSHFVYSFSPIPGINRLFIRLAEAPAAKVKLLICAYRVQLQ